The following coding sequences are from one Rathayibacter sp. SW19 window:
- a CDS encoding excinuclease ABC subunit UvrA → MEITALADSHDLIRVRGARVNNLKDVSVELPKRRLTVFTGVSGSGKSSLVFGTIAAESQRMINETYSTFVQGFMPTQARPDVDVLEGLTTAIIVDQERMGSNPRSTVGTATDANAMLRIMFSRLGEPHIGSPQAFSFNVASVSGAGAVTFDRGGQKVKERRSFSITGGMCPRCEGIGSVTDFDLSALYNDELSLNEGALTIPGYSMDGWYGRIYRGSGLFDPDKAIRDFSSKELHDLLRKEPTKIKIEGINLTYEGLIPKIQKSFLSKDIDAMQPHIRAFVERAVTFTTCPQCGGTRLSEAARSSTIAGISIADACSMQISDLAEWVRALDEPSVGPLLIALGETLDSFVNIGLGYLSLDRSSGTLSGGESQRTKMIRHLGSSLTDVTYVFDEPTIGLHPHDIQRMNTLLLQLRDKGNTVLVVEHKPELIAIADHAVDLGPGAGANGGSVCFEGTVDALRASDTITGRHLDDRAALKQSVRTSSGALTVRAATTHNLQHVDVDIPLGVLVVVTGVAGSGKSSLITGSVSGQDGVVTIDQGAIKGSRRSNPATYTGLLDPIRKAFAKANGVKPALFSSNSEGACPTCNGAGVIYTDLGVMAGVSTVCEECEGKRFQASVLEYHLGGRDISEVLAMSAREAEEFFDAGESKVPAAQMIAHRIVDVGLGYLNIGQPLPTLSGGERQRLKLATHLGEKGGVFVLDEPTAGLHLADVEQLLALLDRLVDSGKSVIVIEHHQAVMAHADWIIDLGPGAGHEGGRIVFEGTPAELAAGQATLTGEYLAHYVGDSSISGAAAQALAP, encoded by the coding sequence ATGGAGATTACTGCGCTCGCCGACAGTCACGACCTGATCCGCGTGCGGGGCGCGCGCGTCAACAATCTCAAAGACGTCAGCGTCGAGTTGCCGAAGCGCAGGTTGACCGTGTTCACCGGGGTCTCGGGCTCGGGCAAGAGCTCCCTGGTCTTCGGCACGATTGCCGCAGAATCACAACGGATGATCAACGAAACGTACAGCACGTTCGTGCAGGGTTTCATGCCGACGCAAGCACGGCCCGATGTCGATGTGCTCGAGGGCCTGACCACGGCGATCATCGTCGATCAGGAGCGCATGGGCTCGAACCCGCGATCCACGGTCGGCACGGCAACGGACGCCAACGCGATGCTGCGGATCATGTTCAGCCGCCTCGGGGAGCCGCACATCGGTTCGCCGCAGGCGTTCTCCTTCAACGTCGCATCCGTCAGCGGCGCCGGGGCTGTGACGTTCGATCGCGGCGGCCAGAAAGTCAAGGAACGCCGCAGCTTCAGCATCACCGGCGGCATGTGCCCGCGCTGCGAGGGAATCGGTTCGGTCACCGACTTCGACCTGTCCGCCCTGTACAACGACGAACTGTCGTTGAACGAGGGCGCTCTTACGATCCCCGGCTACAGCATGGACGGTTGGTATGGCCGCATCTATCGCGGCAGCGGGCTCTTCGATCCCGACAAGGCAATCCGCGACTTCTCCAGCAAAGAACTGCATGATCTGCTGCGCAAGGAGCCGACCAAAATCAAGATCGAAGGCATCAATCTGACATACGAGGGACTGATCCCGAAGATTCAAAAGTCGTTCCTCTCCAAGGACATCGATGCCATGCAACCGCACATTCGTGCCTTCGTCGAGAGGGCGGTGACGTTCACCACCTGCCCGCAATGCGGCGGCACTCGGTTGAGCGAAGCAGCGCGGTCATCCACCATCGCGGGGATTAGCATCGCGGACGCCTGCTCGATGCAAATCAGCGACCTGGCAGAGTGGGTTCGGGCACTCGACGAGCCGTCGGTCGGCCCTCTGCTGATCGCACTGGGCGAGACGCTGGATTCGTTCGTGAACATCGGGCTCGGCTACCTGTCGCTCGATCGATCATCCGGCACACTGTCGGGCGGTGAATCGCAGCGAACGAAGATGATCCGCCATCTCGGCTCCTCGCTCACCGACGTGACCTACGTGTTCGACGAGCCGACGATCGGCCTGCATCCGCACGACATCCAGCGGATGAACACGCTCCTGCTGCAGTTGCGCGACAAGGGCAACACGGTGCTCGTCGTGGAGCACAAGCCGGAACTGATCGCGATCGCCGATCACGCCGTCGACCTCGGCCCCGGGGCCGGTGCGAACGGCGGATCCGTCTGCTTCGAAGGCACGGTCGATGCGCTGCGCGCCAGCGACACGATCACGGGCAGACACCTTGACGACCGAGCCGCGCTCAAACAATCCGTGCGGACATCGTCCGGCGCGCTGACTGTGCGCGCCGCCACGACGCACAATCTGCAGCACGTCGACGTTGATATCCCCCTGGGTGTGCTCGTCGTGGTGACCGGTGTGGCCGGCTCGGGCAAGAGTTCGCTGATCACCGGTTCGGTATCGGGGCAAGACGGGGTCGTCACAATCGACCAGGGTGCGATCAAGGGATCTCGGCGCAGCAACCCGGCGACGTACACGGGATTGCTCGATCCGATCCGCAAGGCATTCGCGAAGGCGAACGGTGTGAAACCTGCCCTGTTCAGTTCGAACTCGGAAGGCGCATGCCCGACCTGCAACGGCGCGGGCGTCATCTACACCGATCTCGGAGTGATGGCCGGGGTGTCCACCGTGTGCGAGGAGTGCGAGGGCAAGCGGTTCCAGGCATCCGTACTGGAGTATCACCTCGGTGGACGCGACATCAGCGAAGTGCTGGCCATGTCAGCGCGCGAAGCTGAGGAATTCTTCGACGCCGGTGAGTCGAAGGTGCCTGCGGCGCAGATGATCGCCCACCGGATCGTCGATGTCGGCCTCGGTTACCTGAACATCGGCCAGCCGTTGCCAACGCTGTCCGGCGGTGAACGTCAGCGACTCAAGTTGGCGACGCATCTGGGGGAGAAGGGTGGCGTGTTCGTGCTCGACGAACCGACCGCAGGGCTTCACCTGGCCGACGTCGAACAGTTGCTCGCGCTGCTCGACCGGCTAGTCGACTCCGGAAAGTCGGTGATCGTGATCGAACACCATCAGGCTGTCATGGCGCACGCGGACTGGATCATCGACCTCGGCCCCGGCGCGGGCCACGAGGGCGGCCGGATCGTCTTCGAGGGCACGCCGGCCGAACTGGCGGCCGGCCAGGCCACGCTGACGGGGGAGTACCTCGCGCACTACGTCGGCGATTCGAGCATTTCTGGGGCAGCTGCGCAGGCGTTGGCTCCGTAG
- a CDS encoding dihydrofolate reductase family protein: MGRFVYWMNVSLDLRIEQAPGEDGAGKWLRIGEALHQEFNARARVLALMVQGRVIYETMEGYWPRARDDASLPGYLREYGQIWTTKPKVLVSRSRRIADHNTRVIGGIDAIEQLAALKAATDGAIGVGGAALATQLLEAGLLDELLLFTHPAILGAGRPLFDRCDIPIELDLLEQRSFEHGVTMHRYSIRDRGHAPEPSMSGNS; this comes from the coding sequence GTGGGTCGGTTCGTGTATTGGATGAACGTGTCGCTCGACTTGCGGATCGAACAGGCTCCGGGGGAGGACGGCGCTGGAAAGTGGCTGCGCATCGGCGAAGCGCTTCATCAGGAGTTCAACGCCAGAGCGCGGGTGCTCGCGCTGATGGTCCAGGGCAGGGTCATCTACGAGACGATGGAGGGGTACTGGCCACGAGCGCGTGACGACGCGTCCCTGCCCGGTTACCTACGGGAGTACGGTCAGATCTGGACCACCAAGCCCAAAGTGCTCGTTTCCCGCTCCCGGCGCATCGCTGATCACAACACCCGGGTCATCGGGGGAATCGACGCGATCGAACAGCTCGCCGCGCTCAAGGCCGCGACTGACGGCGCCATCGGGGTCGGCGGCGCAGCTCTGGCCACGCAGCTGCTCGAGGCGGGTCTGCTTGACGAGCTTCTGCTCTTCACGCATCCTGCGATCCTCGGCGCAGGGAGACCGCTGTTCGACCGCTGCGACATCCCGATCGAGCTGGATCTGCTTGAGCAGCGATCGTTCGAGCATGGTGTCACGATGCACCGATATTCCATCCGCGATCGCGGGCATGCGCCTGAGCCAAGTATGTCTGGGAATAGCTGA
- a CDS encoding ester cyclase, translated as MTDAAQRNAALVCESYDAFNANDTKKLLAVVAPDLVMHYAELPEPLIGRQTWLQGFEMMKRAFPDLEAHVDDVVAAEDRVAVRVNFTGTHADDFQGIPATGRSIHYVSHEFYRLADSVFVEEWICSDMASLFRQLS; from the coding sequence GTGACTGATGCCGCGCAGAGGAACGCAGCGCTCGTGTGCGAGTCATACGACGCATTCAACGCCAACGACACCAAGAAACTGCTCGCAGTCGTGGCACCGGACCTCGTGATGCATTACGCCGAACTGCCCGAACCGCTCATCGGCCGGCAAACCTGGCTGCAGGGGTTCGAGATGATGAAGCGCGCGTTTCCCGACCTCGAAGCACACGTCGATGACGTCGTAGCGGCCGAGGACCGCGTTGCGGTACGCGTGAACTTCACCGGAACCCACGCCGACGACTTCCAAGGCATCCCCGCCACCGGTCGCAGCATCCACTACGTCAGCCACGAGTTCTACCGACTTGCCGACAGCGTTTTCGTCGAGGAATGGATCTGCTCTGACATGGCATCCCTCTTCCGACAACTCAGCTGA
- a CDS encoding HdeD family acid-resistance protein, with amino-acid sequence MMTATDPLSSASHDFAIDPTKLAKSAINGIRVAFGIGGVVALILGILLLVWPDKSLGAVAIILGIYFLISGVVRLALGIFSKGISGGMRTLDILLGILLIIAGVIVLKNVAVSAAALVILVVAVIGVGWIIEGVLSIVESRGAPSAGWAITSGIISIIAGIVVLVVPGWSAVWLIIVTGIVLVVLGIVGIVRAFTFGREVLKAAA; translated from the coding sequence ATGATGACAGCAACCGATCCACTCAGTTCGGCATCTCACGACTTCGCAATCGACCCAACGAAACTTGCGAAGTCCGCCATCAACGGCATCCGCGTCGCCTTCGGAATCGGCGGGGTGGTCGCCCTGATCCTGGGCATCCTCTTGTTGGTCTGGCCGGACAAGTCTCTCGGCGCCGTCGCGATCATTTTGGGAATCTACTTCTTGATCAGCGGGGTTGTTCGCCTCGCGCTCGGCATCTTCAGCAAGGGCATCAGCGGCGGCATGCGCACCCTGGATATCCTGCTCGGAATTCTCCTGATCATTGCCGGAGTCATCGTTCTGAAGAACGTGGCGGTGTCCGCCGCGGCCCTGGTAATTCTTGTGGTTGCGGTGATCGGAGTCGGTTGGATCATCGAGGGCGTCTTGTCGATCGTTGAGTCGCGCGGCGCACCGTCGGCCGGCTGGGCGATCACCTCAGGCATCATCAGCATCATCGCCGGCATCGTCGTGCTCGTCGTACCCGGATGGTCGGCCGTCTGGCTGATCATCGTCACCGGAATCGTTCTCGTCGTGCTCGGGATCGTCGGTATCGTCCGAGCGTTCACCTTCGGCCGTGAGGTTCTGAAGGCCGCCGCCTAG
- a CDS encoding MarR family winged helix-turn-helix transcriptional regulator has protein sequence MEPIFLDKLLLIVELFQRDMARAFEGTSLTQARVGVLWILQTRGSSTQQAIAQALDVSPRNISALVDVLEGAGYVQRAPHPTDRRAVLVELTPLAAGVMEKMQRDHAELSDTLLGAVMPGDVPALERGIDAIIAKLAALVSAAGGSENLHNPHV, from the coding sequence ATGGAACCGATCTTCCTGGACAAATTGCTCCTGATCGTCGAGTTGTTCCAGCGGGACATGGCTCGGGCTTTTGAGGGTACCTCGTTGACCCAAGCCCGCGTGGGAGTCCTCTGGATCCTGCAGACTCGGGGATCCTCGACGCAGCAGGCGATCGCGCAGGCTCTCGACGTCAGTCCGAGGAACATTTCCGCGCTGGTGGATGTGTTGGAAGGCGCTGGTTACGTGCAGCGCGCACCGCACCCGACCGATCGTCGGGCGGTCCTCGTTGAGCTCACCCCTCTTGCGGCCGGTGTGATGGAGAAGATGCAACGCGACCACGCCGAACTTTCGGATACGCTGCTCGGGGCCGTCATGCCCGGCGATGTTCCGGCTTTGGAGCGGGGAATCGACGCAATCATCGCAAAGCTCGCCGCGCTTGTCTCCGCTGCCGGCGGGTCTGAGAACCTGCACAATCCTCACGTTTGA